The proteins below are encoded in one region of Pygocentrus nattereri isolate fPygNat1 chromosome 13, fPygNat1.pri, whole genome shotgun sequence:
- the LOC119265013 gene encoding uncharacterized protein LOC119265013, producing the protein MATAGFFSCSECGMFSLDPFSTDSHNDSGVCSKCKLVNCLVEKVDKLELRIRGLIRDRQQGSLLAAPGTPGRASTPSTPALEPPQQGEWVTSRRHSRKAKANATAKATASPPVHHAPPVHVSNRFAPLSEAPAEEPVKGTLVIGDSIVRHVKLATPLGAPAARVICLPGARAPDISGNLRLLANRRYSRVVIHVGANDIRLRQSEVTKANIKEVVKQAQTLSEEVICSGPIPMRRGDEAYSRLSSLNRWMSKWCTDNHVGFIDNWLMFEGKPGLLGRDGVHPTRDGAALLSCSIHLETSTMFNLSLCLPTFSQFVDCKTRENKTLDLLCANVKEAYKSTALPPLGLSDHNMVHLNLWYKPMVQRQAVNHKDSEEVVT; encoded by the exons atggctactgctgggtttttctcttgttcagagtgtggcatgtttagtttagaCCCCTTCTCCACCGATAGTCATAATGATAGTGGTGTTTGTTCAAAGTGCAAGCTAGTTAACTGCCTGGTAGAGAAGGTGGACAAGTTAGAGCTGCGTATCCGGGGTTTAATAAGGGATAGACAGCAAGGGTCACTGTTAGCAGCCCCGGGTACACCAGGGAGAGCTAgtaccccctcgactccggccTTAGAGCCCCCACAGCAGGGCGAATGGGTAACGTCTCGGCGGCATAGTCGAaaggctaaggctaatgctactgcAAAGGCCACAGCCAGCCCACCTGTACACCATGCTCCCCCAGttcacgtgtcaaacaggtttgccccgctcagtgaagcacccgctGAGGAGCCTGTTAAAGGTACTCTGGTGATAGGAGATTCTATCGTCCGGcacgtgaaattagctactcctttaggggcaccagcggctagagttatctgcttaccgggagccagagcaccggacattagtggcaaccttaggctGTTAGCaaataggagatattcgagggtagttattcatgtaggggccaatgatattcgtctgcggcagtctgaagtaactaaggctaatattaaagaggtggttaaacaggcccagacgctgtccgaagaggtaatctgttctggccccatcccaatgaggcgtggtgatgaagcttacagcaggctttcttcgctgaaccgctggatgtccaagtggtgtacggacaatcatgtgggctttatagacaactggctaatgtttgagggcaagcctggtcttttaggtagggatggtgtccaccccacgcgggatggtgctgccttactttcgtgcagcata CATCTGGAGACTTCAACCATGTTCAACCTCTCATTATGTCTGCCCACTTTCAGCCAATTTGTGGACTGCAAGACGAGAGAGAACAAGACTCTGGACCTACTGTGTGCCAATGTCAAGGAAGCATATAAATCCACAGCTCTTCCTCCACTGGGCCTTTCAGACCATAACATGGTTCATCTCAACTTGTGGTATAAACCCATGGTTCAGAGACAGGCAGTGAACCACAAGGACAGTGAGGAAGTGGTCACCTGA